From a single Prochlorococcus sp. MIT 0603 genomic region:
- a CDS encoding phosphoribosyltransferase, with the protein MRLLTWNEFDFSVQHITSACRSKSLSGVYGFPRGGLCLAVALSHALRIPFLTKPKPYSLVVDDVCETGLTLNNVKDIPGITTFVWLSKREPDWWNAVEVCNSSEWLLFPWENIDFARIDQEVFGMKRGK; encoded by the coding sequence ATGAGATTGTTGACGTGGAATGAATTTGACTTTTCTGTTCAACACATTACATCTGCTTGCAGATCAAAATCCTTGTCAGGAGTATATGGTTTCCCTAGGGGAGGGCTTTGTCTAGCTGTTGCATTGAGTCATGCGTTGAGGATTCCATTCTTAACTAAGCCGAAGCCTTACTCACTTGTTGTTGACGATGTCTGTGAAACTGGATTGACTTTAAATAATGTAAAAGATATTCCTGGCATCACAACATTTGTATGGTTAAGTAAAAGAGAGCCTGATTGGTGGAATGCTGTGGAGGTTTGCAATTCTTCAGAATGGCTGCTTTTCCCTTGGGAAAACATTGACTTTGCTCGGATAGATCAAGAAGTTTTTGGTATGAAGAGAGGCAAATGA
- a CDS encoding DUF1651 domain-containing protein produces the protein MIAPEGWLIEANGKWLLLFHKDPISLQRIPHFYIDKWTVSSTHTPLTFVNRRRVRLTPAIETWNELIENGWAKIESQFGDVA, from the coding sequence ATGATCGCTCCAGAAGGATGGTTAATCGAAGCCAATGGTAAATGGTTGCTACTTTTCCATAAAGACCCTATATCACTCCAACGAATTCCACATTTTTATATCGACAAGTGGACTGTATCATCTACTCACACACCTCTTACTTTCGTAAATCGAAGAAGGGTTAGATTAACTCCTGCTATAGAGACTTGGAATGAGCTCATTGAGAATGGTTGGGCCAAAATCGAAAGTCAATTCGGAGATGTTGCATAG
- a CDS encoding glutathione peroxidase: MLVNVKTTEVQTSSGKKKKLGDYSGQVLLIVNVASRCGNTPQYAGLQELHDKYKEQGFAVLGFPCNDFGGQEPGSLDEIQKFCSVNFGVTFEIFNKVHAKGATTEPYTTLNKSEPMGDVAWNFEKFLVDKEGNVIARFEPSVQPSSEDLIAAIEVALAS, translated from the coding sequence ATGTTGGTTAATGTAAAAACAACTGAAGTTCAAACTTCAAGTGGTAAGAAAAAAAAGCTTGGTGATTATTCAGGGCAAGTTCTTTTAATCGTCAATGTCGCTAGTCGCTGTGGGAACACACCACAGTATGCTGGATTGCAAGAACTTCACGATAAATACAAAGAGCAAGGATTTGCTGTTCTAGGTTTCCCTTGTAATGATTTTGGAGGACAGGAACCAGGAAGTCTTGATGAGATTCAAAAATTTTGTTCGGTGAATTTTGGAGTGACCTTTGAAATTTTCAATAAAGTTCATGCAAAAGGTGCTACAACCGAGCCTTACACTACACTTAACAAATCAGAACCAATGGGAGATGTTGCTTGGAACTTTGAAAAATTCTTAGTTGACAAAGAAGGGAATGTAATAGCTCGTTTCGAGCCAAGCGTCCAACCATCGAGTGAAGACTTGATAGCGGCTATTGAAGTCGCATTGGCTTCATAA
- a CDS encoding MTH1187 family thiamine-binding protein, with translation MWISIDFCLVPLGVGLSLSPYIGACKKIIEKKGLAYDLGPNGTAIEGHWDDVFNCVRDCHEEVHRLGAERIYTTLKVNTRTDRQQSFREKVPSVVSKLKDI, from the coding sequence ATGTGGATAAGCATTGATTTTTGTCTCGTCCCTTTAGGCGTAGGTCTTTCTCTCTCTCCTTATATAGGAGCTTGTAAAAAGATCATCGAAAAGAAAGGTCTTGCTTATGATTTAGGGCCTAATGGAACTGCTATTGAAGGACACTGGGATGATGTTTTTAATTGCGTTAGGGATTGTCATGAAGAAGTGCATCGCTTAGGCGCAGAACGCATTTATACGACATTAAAAGTAAATACCCGAACTGATCGCCAACAGTCTTTTCGAGAAAAGGTCCCTAGTGTTGTTTCTAAGCTCAAAGATATATGA
- the ychF gene encoding redox-regulated ATPase YchF: MLKVGIVGLPNVGKSTLFNALVANAQAQAANFPFCTIEPNVGTVSVPDDRLDLLGSISHSKELIPTRIEFVDIAGLVEGASHGEGLGNKFLSNIREVDAIVHVVRCFEDDNVIHVSGSVNPVRDMDIINLELGLSDLSQIEKRRERLKKSVRTSKESQTEDLILEKIFLEIEQGGAARNVHLLDEEKQFIKPLGLLTAKPIIYASNLSEDDLAVGNAYSKNVGELAQKEKNESVKISAQVEAELIELGQPERLDYLKSLGVPEGGLQSLIKASYQLLGLSTYFTTGEKETKAWTIRSGMTAPQAAGVIHTDFERGFIRAQTIHYKKLLEAGSLVEAKNKGWIRSEGKEYIVKEGDVMEFLFNV; the protein is encoded by the coding sequence ATGCTTAAAGTAGGAATAGTTGGCCTTCCAAACGTTGGTAAGTCCACTTTGTTTAATGCTTTAGTTGCCAATGCACAAGCTCAAGCAGCTAATTTCCCATTTTGCACCATTGAGCCAAATGTTGGAACAGTATCTGTTCCTGATGACAGATTAGATTTACTTGGATCTATTAGTCATAGCAAGGAATTAATCCCAACGCGAATAGAGTTTGTTGATATTGCTGGCTTAGTAGAAGGTGCAAGTCACGGAGAAGGTTTGGGGAATAAATTTTTATCTAATATTCGGGAGGTTGATGCGATTGTTCACGTCGTTCGATGCTTTGAAGATGACAATGTTATTCATGTGTCTGGCTCTGTCAATCCAGTAAGGGATATGGATATTATCAATTTAGAGCTTGGCTTATCAGATCTTAGTCAAATAGAAAAGCGAAGAGAACGGTTGAAGAAATCAGTTCGAACCAGTAAGGAAAGTCAAACAGAAGATTTGATTTTAGAAAAGATTTTTCTTGAAATCGAACAGGGAGGTGCTGCAAGGAATGTTCATTTACTCGATGAAGAAAAGCAATTTATTAAACCATTAGGATTGCTAACAGCTAAGCCTATAATCTATGCATCAAATTTGAGCGAGGATGACCTTGCGGTAGGAAATGCTTATTCAAAAAATGTAGGAGAATTGGCACAAAAAGAAAAAAATGAAAGTGTAAAAATCTCTGCTCAAGTTGAAGCTGAATTAATTGAATTGGGACAACCAGAAAGATTAGATTATTTAAAAAGCCTTGGTGTTCCCGAAGGTGGCTTGCAAAGTCTTATAAAAGCTTCTTACCAGCTTCTAGGGCTAAGTACTTATTTCACCACTGGTGAGAAGGAAACTAAGGCATGGACGATTAGGTCTGGGATGACAGCTCCCCAAGCTGCTGGAGTAATACATACAGATTTTGAAAGAGGCTTCATTCGTGCTCAGACAATTCATTATAAAAAGTTGCTTGAAGCAGGCTCTTTAGTGGAGGCCAAAAACAAAGGTTGGATTCGTAGTGAAGGTAAAGAATATATTGTTAAGGAAGGTGATGTTATGGAATTCTTATTTAACGTTTAA
- a CDS encoding efflux RND transporter periplasmic adaptor subunit, which translates to MISSNRKKIIGIIAFILILSGGNIFLKRGSSNSKQDLTSYTVAAEKGQLPSIITASGELQARKSVNVNPHRQGIIEEVYVTEGEAVTKDQLLAKIQGRDFKYRFNALEAEFKNAKSAFARREQLFLEGGISKEKYEEFQKVFLISKAKLEQIKVEGEELFIKSPLKGIITAKYAEPGSFVSPTSQKSSNGNSIKTSVVEISQGLEVISKVPESDIGRIQINQMASIRVEAFPDERFNSIVSEIAPRATRKNNVTSFEVQLSLINPPKKLRIGMTADIEFKAGDSGLKTIVPTVAIVTEDGATGLLMVGKNNQPIFQKVELGSSSGNKTAIIKGINPGEKIFIDIPPWSKRKRK; encoded by the coding sequence ATGATAAGTTCAAATCGAAAAAAGATTATTGGCATTATTGCTTTTATATTAATCCTTAGTGGTGGAAATATTTTCCTCAAAAGAGGTTCTAGCAATAGTAAGCAGGATTTAACTAGCTATACAGTAGCTGCTGAGAAAGGTCAGTTACCATCTATTATTACTGCTAGTGGAGAGCTCCAGGCTAGAAAAAGTGTAAATGTAAATCCTCATCGTCAAGGAATAATAGAAGAAGTGTATGTCACTGAAGGAGAGGCCGTTACCAAAGACCAATTGCTTGCAAAAATACAAGGTAGAGACTTTAAATATCGCTTTAATGCACTTGAAGCAGAATTTAAAAATGCCAAATCAGCTTTTGCTCGTAGAGAACAATTATTTCTAGAAGGTGGAATAAGTAAAGAGAAGTACGAAGAATTCCAAAAAGTTTTTCTGATTAGCAAAGCCAAGCTCGAGCAAATTAAAGTAGAAGGGGAAGAATTATTCATCAAATCACCTTTAAAAGGAATAATCACTGCCAAATATGCAGAGCCTGGAAGCTTTGTGTCTCCAACTTCGCAAAAATCAAGTAACGGAAATTCTATTAAGACTTCAGTGGTAGAAATATCTCAAGGCTTAGAAGTAATTTCAAAAGTACCTGAAAGTGATATAGGTCGAATTCAAATAAACCAGATGGCTAGCATTCGAGTGGAAGCTTTCCCAGATGAGCGATTTAATTCTATTGTCAGTGAAATAGCCCCAAGAGCAACTAGAAAAAACAATGTCACTTCATTTGAGGTCCAACTATCGCTAATTAACCCTCCAAAGAAATTACGTATTGGAATGACTGCCGATATAGAGTTTAAAGCTGGTGACTCGGGGCTTAAGACAATTGTGCCTACTGTGGCAATAGTGACTGAAGATGGAGCTACAGGTTTATTAATGGTAGGCAAAAATAATCAGCCTATATTCCAAAAAGTTGAACTTGGGTCAAGCAGTGGTAACAAGACTGCGATAATTAAAGGAATTAACCCTGGTGAAAAAATCTTCATTGATATTCCGCCATGGTCAAAAAGAAAACGGAAATAA